Proteins encoded within one genomic window of Fragaria vesca subsp. vesca linkage group LG1, FraVesHawaii_1.0, whole genome shotgun sequence:
- the LOC101306862 gene encoding proteinaceous RNase P 1, chloroplastic/mitochondrial-like: MASFTSNSLQQKHHHHHYLLHSITTICKYPSPLNVFEYHCPSHFFTFSPPKQTLQLKHTLKLYPLPLARGNINHIVAKFSTTTTTTTYHEPNSKTLKNSATEKPVKNNGSSVVEKKSEKTRFIKQKSTRKEGVWFKGESKERKKRGSSDGDQVGEEKKGRFSKKNKVKVNVDLPEVKMRVGLDMCSKRGDVMGAIKYYDLAQTEEIQLGQYHYTVLLYLCSSAAVGVVRPAKSGSGGTRTLDTVDSSGEKTVELSKVRDSESGNWDDTSGSDESAEKMEVSPGNRFDDDVDGASNEKRNLAWFSNGFVKRNSRLLDGLNNPTKVGDDGTGLEDGNVKQESNEIRVSEDVKKYALQRGFEIYEKMRLDGVAMNEAALTSVARMAMSMGDGDMAFDMVKQMKSMGINPRLRSYGPALSAFCSSGNIDKAFAVEKHMLEHGVYPEEPELEALLRVSVGARKGDKVYYMLHKLRTSVRRVSPSTADLIVKWFESKEASRVGKTKWDERLIRQGIENGGGGWHGQGWLGKGKWSVLRTTIGSDGLCKCCGGKLATIDLDPVETENFAESVASIAIKREKNSSFQKFQKWLDYYGPFEAVVDGANVGLLSQKIFIPSKVNAVVNGIRQKLPSKRWPLIVLHNRRITGGRMDERVNKALIEKWQNADALYATPTGSNDDWYWLYAAIKFKCLLVTNDEMRDHTFQLLGNDFFPRWKERHQVHFNFSEGGPVFHMPPPCSVVIQESEEGHWHIPVVSEHGYEAERMWLCIMRAKSREARKDSATRPKDDEPPHHNKAFARSAMRTGIQSEPLKSKNHKYTKDRPQEILKSLKAILSGSTITNHRSILPELETAEKIGGCTIDFQI; the protein is encoded by the exons ATGGCCTCCTTCACCTCCAACTCACTGCAGCAAAAGCACCACCACCACCACTACCTTCTTCACTCCATCACCACCATCTGTAAGTACCCATCTCCTCTCAACGTTTTCGAATATCACTGCCCCTCTCACTTCTTCACTTTCTCACCTCCCAAGCAAACACTTCAACTCAAACACACACTAAAACTCTATCCACTTCCACTAGCTAGAGGAAACATCAACCACATAGTTGCAAAGTTCTCCACCACCACCACCACCACCACATACCATGAACCAAACTCAAAGACCCTGAAAAACTCAGCAACTGAAAAACCTGTAAAGAACAATGGCAGTTCAGTTGTGGAGAAAAAGAGTGAAAAAACTAGGTTCATTAAACAGAAAAGTACAAGGAAGGAGGGTGTGTGGTTTAAAGGTGAGAGTAAGGAAAGAAAGAAGAGAGGTAGTAGTGATGGTGATCAGGTGGGAGAAGAGAAAAAGGGGAGATTTTCTAAGAAAAACAAGGTTAAGGTTAATGTGGACTTGCCTGAAGTTAAGATGAGAGTTGGATTGGATATGTGCTCAAAGAGAGGGGATGTAATGGGTGCAATCAAGTACTATGACTTGGCTCAAACTGAGGAGATTCAGTTGGGTCAGTACCATTACACGGTTCTGTTGTATCTGTGCTCTTCTGCAGCTGTTGGTGTTGTACGTCCTGCTAAGAGTGGGTCTGGGGGGACACGAACTTTGGATACTGTGGATTCGTCTGGTGAAAAAACCGTGGAGTTGAGTAAGGTAAGAGACTCGGAGAGTGGGAATTGGGATGATACTAGCGGAAGTGATGAGAGTGCTGAAAAAATGGAGGTGAGTCCAGGGAACAGGTTTGATGATGATGTGGATGGTGCTTCTAATGAAAAGAGGAACTTAGCTTGGTTTTCTAATGGATTTGTGAAACGAAATTCTCGCCTGTTAGATGGACTGAACAATCCTACCAAAGTTGGAGATGATGGTACAGGTCTAGAAGATGGAAATGTGAAGCAAGAAAGCAATGAGATTCGGGTTAGTGAGGATGTGAAGAAGTATGCTTTACAAAGGGGATTTGAGATCTATGAGAAGATGCGTTTGGATGGTGTCGCCATGAATGAAGCAGCATTGACATCTGTGGCTAGAATGGCAATGTCAATGGGGGATGGGGATATGGCATTCGACATGGTGAAGCAAATGAAGTCGATGGGAATAAATCCTAGACTGCGTTCCTATGGTCCTGCATTATCTGCCTTTTGCAGTAGTGGCAATATTGACAAAGCGTTTGCTGTTGAGAAACACATGTTGGAGCATGGTGTCTATCCAGAAGAGCCTGAACTGGAGGCCCTCTTAAGAGTGAGTGTTGGAGCTAGAAAGGGTGACAAGGTGTACTATATGTTGCACAAACTAAGAACAAGTGTAAGGAGGGTCTCACCCTCTACTGCAGACTTAATTGTGAAGTGGTTTGAGAGCAAGGAAGCGTCGAGAGTGGGAAAGACAAAATGGGATGAAAGATTGATAAGGCAGGGCATTGAAAATGGAGGTGGAGGGTGGCATGGGCAGGGTTGGTTAGGGAAAGGAAAGTGGTCAGTTCTACGTACAACTATTGGATCCGATGGCTTGTGCAAATGCTGTGGGGGGAAATTGGCCACAATTGATCTTGATCCTGTAGAAACAGAAAACTTTGCTGAATCAGTTGCATCTATAGCTATAAAGAGAGAGAAAAATTCAAGCTTTCAGAAATTTCAA AAATGGCTCGATTATTATGGACCCTTTGAAGCAGTGGTGGATGGAGCTAATGTAGGTCTTCTCAGCCAGAAGATATTCATCCCTTCCAAG GTCAATGCTGTCGTTAATGGCATACGCCAGAAGCTTCCTTCAAAGAGATGGCCACTCATTGTTCTTCATAACAGGCGTATCACTGGAGGCCGAATGGATGAACGGGTTAATAAGGCGTTGATTGAGAAGTGGCAAAATGCTGATGCTCTCTATGCAACACCTACTGGGTCAAATGATGATTG GTACTGGTTGTATGCTGCAATTAAGTTCAAGTGCTTACTTGTGACAAATGATGAGATGAGAGACCATACATTTCAACTTCTTGGGAATGATTTCTTTCCAAGATGGAAAGAAAGGCATCAA GTGCACTTCAATTTTTCTGAAGGTGGTCCAGTGTTTCATATGCCTCCTCCTTGTTCTGTTGTAATTCAG GAATCAGAGGAAGGGCACTGGCATATTCCAGTTGTATCAGAACATGGTTATGAAGCCGAAAGAATGTGGTTATGCATCATGCGAGCTAAATCACGTGAGGCAAGGAAGGATTCTGCAACCAGGCCTAAAG ATGACGAGCCTCCACACCATAACAAGGCATTTGCTAGGTCAGCTATGAGAACTGGTATTCAGTCAGAACCGTTGAAAAGTAAAAACCACAAATACACAAAAGACCGACCTCAGGAAATTCTCAAGAGTCTGAAAGCTATTCTATCAGGATCCACTATCACAAATCATCGTTCAATACTACCAGAACTTGAGACTGCAGAGAAGATTGGTGGATGTACCATCGACTTTCAAATATGA
- the LOC101294790 gene encoding probable protein ABIL5-like encodes MEKMEDSIPCSGKQGDSEDESKEVVNFDKSLQELKDLSSQLHYAAEYCESTFLAAQEKRAVVENTKEYVCRAVITVVDHLGCVSANLNGLISETNEFSDAELRVDCLKQRILLCEQFTHKLALTRTRWHETLPRHSARFLFAPIRHDEKSNEDMRDSGKPAFRKTIDKHEFEKEEAMPLFVYTYSHKPSLSKDNANSALVPVRDGLSILSRGPNPTFHFQETRKKGRNIRKSGQGGDIFSLMRRARRAM; translated from the exons ATGGAGAAGATGGAGGACTCTATACCCTGTTCAGGGAAACAAGGAGATTCAGAAGACGAGTCCAAGGAGGTTGTGAACTTTGACAAGTCTCTCCAG GAACTGAAAGACTTGAGCTCCCAACTTCATTATGCTGCTGAATACTGTGAATCAACCTTCTTGGCTGCCCAAGAAAAGAGAGC TGTGGTGGAAAACACAAAAGAGTATGTATGCAGAGCTGTGATTACTGTTGTTGATCATCTCGGATGCGTTTCTGCTAACCTCAATGGCCTCATTTCCGAGACTAATGAATTTTCAGACGCCGAGCTGCGAGTAGATTGCCTCAAACAA AGAATTCTCCTGTGTGAACAATTTACCCACAAGCTTGCTCTCACAAGAACAAGATGGCATGAGACTTTGCCGAGGCATAGCGCACGTTTTCTATTTGCAC CTATCAGACATGATGAGAAATCTAATGAAGATATGAG GGATTCTGGAAAACCAGCCTTTCGGAAAACTATTGACAAGCATGAATTTGAGAAAGAGGAAGCAATGCCACTTTTCGTGTACACTTACTCACACAAACCATCTTTGTCCAAGGATAATGCTAATTCAGCTTTAG TGCCTGTTCGTGATGGCCTATCAATCCTTTCCAGAGGTCCAAATCCTACATTTCATTTTCAG GAAACTCGGAAGAAAGGACGCAACATTAGGAAATCTGGGCAGGGTGGTGACATTTTTTCACTCATGAGACGAGCTAGACGAGCAATGTGA
- the LOC101307157 gene encoding F-box protein At2g02240-like — MAPKRSLDVTGATVSEEQRGRLTSEKQLDLQDLPEGCISHVISLTSPPDACRLSLLSRVIKSAAESDAVWDKFIPPDTHAILSQSNSLPFSKSKKELYMTLCDNPVLIEDGNMSFSLDKWSGKKCYMIAAKRLRIAWDNTAPYWRRKSLTSNQSRFKDASEQYGMVGWFEIRGRIETRMLSPCTTYKAYLVYNASSEVFNSYHLGRPVVVTVGARAYGFDYECPGLQEQTAGMKRTSFLSRRRDLEAEIAHMERRFGRSFQNQGR; from the coding sequence ATGGCCCCCAAAAGATCACTTGACGTCACCGGAGCCACCGTTAGCGAAGAACAAAGGGGGCGTCTTACGTCGGAGAAGCAGCTAGACTTGCAAGACTTGCCGGAAGGATGCATATCCCACGTTATCTCGTTAACAAGTCCTCCAGACGCATGCAGGCTCTCCTTGCTTTCTAGGGTTATCAAGTCAGCCGCAGAATCCGACGCAGTCTGGGACAAGTTCATCCCACCTGATACACACGCGATCCTTTCCCAGTCCAACTCCCTTCCCTTTTCAAAATCCAAGAAGGAGCTCTACATGACTCTCTGCGACAACCCCGTCCTCATCGAAGACGGAAACATGAGCTTTTCATTGGACAAATGGAGCGGGAAGAAGTGCTATATGATAGCTGCAAAGCGCCTCAGGATTGCTTGGGATAATACTGCTCCATATTGGAGACGAAAATCTCTGACTAGTAATCAGTCCAGGTTTAAGGATGCGTCGGAGCAATATGGTATGGTAGGTTGGTTTGAAATCCGTGGGAGAATCGAAACGCGCATGCTCTCACCATGCACGACGTATAAAGCTTATCTGGTGTACAATGCTAGTAGTGAAGTCTTTAATTCATATCATCTAGGGCGGCCTGTGGTGGTCACAGTTGGTGCAAGAGCTTATGGCTTTGATTATGAATGTCCTGGTTTGCAGGAACAAACAGCAGGCATGAAGCGCACTTCGTTTCTGTCACGCAGAAGAGATTTAGAAGCTGAGATCGCTCATATGGAAAGAAGGTTCGGAAGAAGTTTTCAAAACCAAGGAAGATAA